In Pedobacter heparinus DSM 2366, the following are encoded in one genomic region:
- the feoB gene encoding ferrous iron transport protein B — protein MDIKVALVGNPNTGKSTLFNRLTGLNQKIGNFPGVTVDKKIGYAKLADGRQIQITDLPGTYSLYPKSADERIVFQVLADAKNSSYPDVIVLLVDATNLKRNMLLYSQVADLGIPIVLALNMIDLNEKQGIEIDADKLAAKLGVQVVPISARNNIGINALKQAIAHTNMATQVSDFEVSFLAPDAIRAIKHKIGATRDYYALQVLHQHEYLAFFNAAEQEEIESIEQSNGFESSKIQAAETIARYKHLSNVLADVVIDRGKNKYSFSDKLDAVLTHKLWGFVIFMLLLFVIFNAIFAWATFPMEWIENGFGWLAGFGHEHLPEGMLTDLLLDGVVAGLGGIFVFIPQIAILFAFISILEDTGYMARVTFMMDKIMSKVGLNGKSVVPMIGGLACAVPSIMAARNIENWKDRMITIMVTPLISCSARLPVYILLISLVIPSETVFGIINLQGLALMVMYLISFVAAILVAWVMKVIIKSKERSYFIMELPIYRMPRWKNVIYTMYEKSKTFVFEAGKVIIAISIILWVMASFGPGNRFEKIDQKYASALADPAANTSHIKTLIATEKLENSYVGLLGHAVEPVIRPLGYDWKIGIALITSFAAREAFVGTMATIYSVDGGDEDSETIRERMAGSINSKTGMPVYTFATGISLMLFYAFAMQCMSTVAIVYRETKGWKWPMIQLGYMTAMAYVAALIAYQLLK, from the coding sequence TTGGATATTAAAGTTGCATTAGTTGGTAATCCCAATACAGGAAAATCCACTCTTTTTAATCGTTTAACGGGATTAAACCAAAAAATCGGAAACTTCCCCGGAGTTACTGTCGATAAAAAAATAGGCTATGCTAAGTTAGCAGACGGCAGGCAGATACAGATTACAGATTTACCAGGTACATATAGCCTATACCCTAAAAGCGCTGATGAGCGTATTGTTTTTCAAGTGCTTGCCGATGCCAAAAACAGCAGTTATCCGGATGTGATTGTACTCCTTGTTGATGCCACTAATTTAAAGCGGAATATGCTGTTGTATTCACAGGTAGCCGATTTGGGAATCCCAATAGTACTGGCCCTGAATATGATTGACCTGAATGAAAAGCAAGGTATTGAAATTGATGCCGATAAGCTGGCTGCTAAGCTTGGCGTTCAGGTGGTGCCCATCTCTGCCAGGAACAATATCGGAATCAATGCTTTGAAGCAGGCAATAGCACATACAAATATGGCCACCCAGGTGAGCGATTTTGAAGTAAGTTTTTTAGCGCCGGATGCCATACGGGCCATTAAGCATAAAATTGGTGCAACTCGTGATTATTACGCACTACAGGTATTGCACCAGCATGAATACCTGGCTTTTTTTAATGCTGCGGAACAGGAAGAAATTGAAAGCATAGAGCAGTCCAATGGTTTCGAATCTTCGAAGATACAGGCAGCAGAAACCATTGCGCGCTATAAACACCTCAGCAACGTTCTGGCTGATGTGGTTATTGACAGAGGAAAAAATAAATATTCGTTCAGCGATAAGCTGGATGCTGTATTGACTCATAAGTTATGGGGTTTTGTAATATTTATGCTCCTCCTTTTTGTGATTTTCAATGCCATATTTGCCTGGGCAACATTTCCGATGGAATGGATTGAAAATGGTTTTGGATGGTTGGCCGGATTTGGACACGAACACTTGCCTGAAGGTATGCTTACAGATTTGCTATTGGATGGGGTAGTTGCAGGATTGGGCGGAATCTTTGTCTTTATCCCTCAGATAGCGATACTTTTTGCCTTTATCTCTATTTTGGAAGATACCGGATATATGGCCAGGGTTACCTTCATGATGGATAAGATCATGAGCAAGGTGGGGCTTAATGGAAAATCTGTAGTACCAATGATAGGCGGACTGGCTTGCGCAGTGCCTTCCATTATGGCGGCAAGGAATATAGAAAACTGGAAGGATAGAATGATTACGATTATGGTTACCCCATTGATCAGCTGTTCTGCGCGTTTACCTGTTTACATCCTGCTCATTTCTCTTGTGATCCCTTCAGAGACAGTTTTCGGGATCATCAATCTGCAGGGACTCGCATTGATGGTGATGTACCTGATCAGTTTTGTTGCCGCTATTTTAGTAGCATGGGTGATGAAGGTGATCATTAAATCTAAAGAGCGATCCTATTTCATTATGGAGCTGCCGATATACCGGATGCCAAGGTGGAAAAATGTGATTTATACCATGTACGAAAAATCAAAGACTTTTGTTTTCGAAGCAGGGAAGGTTATTATTGCAATTTCAATCATTCTCTGGGTAATGGCTTCTTTCGGACCGGGAAACAGATTCGAAAAGATCGATCAAAAGTATGCTTCAGCTTTAGCAGATCCTGCGGCAAATACCAGCCATATAAAAACTTTAATTGCTACAGAAAAGCTTGAGAACTCCTATGTTGGTTTACTTGGGCATGCAGTAGAACCGGTAATACGTCCGTTAGGTTATGACTGGAAGATTGGAATTGCATTAATTACTTCTTTCGCTGCACGTGAAGCTTTTGTCGGCACCATGGCTACCATTTATAGTGTTGATGGAGGAGATGAGGACAGTGAGACCATACGGGAAAGAATGGCCGGTTCGATAAACAGTAAAACCGGTATGCCGGTTTATACTTTTGCTACCGGAATTTCACTGATGTTGTTTTATGCATTTGCGATGCAATGTATGAGTACAGTTGCTATTGTTTATCGCGAAACTAAAGGCTGGAAATGGCCGATGATACAGTTGGGATATATGACTGCTATGGCTTATGTGGCTGCCCTTATTGCTTATCAACTTTTGAAGTAA
- a CDS encoding FeoA family protein — MKLSQLNPGEQGTIVAFTDLEMSVKLMEMGCLPGELVEVERFAPLGCPIAIRVAGYQLCLRKSEAAVIIIQ; from the coding sequence ATGAAACTTTCGCAGCTTAATCCAGGAGAACAGGGAACTATTGTAGCATTTACAGACTTGGAGATGTCTGTGAAATTAATGGAAATGGGTTGTTTACCTGGAGAGCTTGTAGAAGTTGAACGTTTTGCACCACTTGGTTGTCCTATTGCCATTCGTGTGGCAGGTTATCAGCTTTGTTTACGTAAAAGTGAGGCTGCAGTTATCATTATTCAATAA
- a CDS encoding VanZ family protein, protein MNIFGQLKYQVWAVVWTVIIVVLCTMRMPSGNGHGFFFEGFDKFVHMGFFFVLTILLFYGKIRHQHNYSFSSLTIFKIIVITALLGAGIELLQLKFFSYRSAEWWDFGCDMIGVFMGVFSYILLHKSNYNEKTGN, encoded by the coding sequence ATGAATATTTTTGGACAATTAAAATATCAGGTCTGGGCGGTAGTATGGACCGTCATCATCGTAGTCCTTTGTACAATGAGGATGCCCTCGGGCAATGGCCACGGCTTTTTCTTCGAAGGGTTTGATAAGTTTGTCCACATGGGCTTTTTTTTCGTGCTCACGATTCTGTTGTTTTATGGCAAGATCAGGCACCAGCACAATTACAGTTTTAGCTCTTTAACTATTTTTAAGATTATTGTGATTACAGCCCTGCTGGGTGCCGGCATAGAATTGTTACAGTTGAAGTTTTTTAGTTATCGCTCCGCAGAGTGGTGGGATTTTGGCTGTGATATGATCGGTGTGTTTATGGGTGTGTTTAGTTATATACTCTTACATAAATCTAATTATAATGAAAAAACAGGCAATTAA
- the gcvH gene encoding glycine cleavage system protein GcvH, which yields MNFPSELKYTKDHEWVKIEGNEAFIGITDFAQRELGDIVYIDINTVGDEVAKDDVFGTVEAVKTVSDLFMPLTGTILEVNAALNDNPELVNTDPYGQGWMVKVTVSDAAQAEGLLTADAYKALVGA from the coding sequence ATGAATTTTCCATCAGAATTAAAGTACACTAAAGACCACGAATGGGTTAAGATTGAAGGTAATGAAGCTTTTATTGGAATTACAGATTTTGCACAGCGTGAATTGGGTGATATTGTATATATTGACATCAATACCGTAGGTGATGAGGTAGCTAAAGATGATGTATTTGGTACTGTTGAGGCAGTTAAAACGGTTTCTGACCTGTTTATGCCCCTAACCGGAACGATATTGGAAGTAAATGCTGCCCTGAATGATAATCCTGAACTGGTAAATACGGATCCCTATGGTCAGGGCTGGATGGTAAAAGTAACAGTTTCCGATGCTGCGCAAGCAGAGGGACTATTGACTGCTGATGCTTACAAAGCCCTTGTAGGCGCTTAG
- the sprA gene encoding cell surface protein SprA: MKTLLTLFLFLTITFSGQQAFSQVVPQKGKQDTLKNSFGLKEKQRLGIRSLSGPFYPLPENMHRKVEYDALNKRYIIQELIGDKPFGQVQYMTVDEYMRLVNSEIKRENWRVLSDQEVNDVRRTGIIPSLKVNSKAFERIFGGTTIDIQPRGEAELTFLGRINKNENPLFNERQRVQGNFDFNQRIQMDVIGNIGTKLKINMNYNTEAQFDFENQVKLDYTGAEDDIIQKIEAGNVSLPLNTTLINGTQALFGIKTQLKFGKLNVATVFTQQKSQSREIQINNGAQQNEYRLSADNYEANKHYFLARYFRENYNKVLSNPPTITSGVLITKVEVWITNKAGNTQDSRDVLGFIDLGENQTFNPGITGGASVLPSGFTNPLFPRNSNDLLTRIPANSRFTNSNEIISFFAGSGGTDNYAKLTYARKLSDREYTFHPQLGYISLNNALNSDEVLTVAYRYTYNGVEYQVGEFSTDVPFDPSTPKVLYTKLLKNDVIKTNLPTWDLMMKNIYSIGGYQISQQNFKLDVFRIDEKTGVEKPLIQEGQKLDADRRPLNGKQWIQVTGLDRLNQQKERKPDGVFDFETENKPFGTSSTNTQNSSYNNGNSGSTTNNQVNFSTNTINGYITIDPLNGRVIFPLIEPFGKDLADQFLPTEQALIDKYTFTALYDSTKVVAQQLFSNQNRYIIKGAYQSEIASEFSLNAINVPEGSVKVFAGTIPLQEGVDFTVDYQGGRVRIINPALLSSGQPIRISTENNELFGLQQRSLFGTRLDYKVNNKLNLGGTLMNLTEKPLTAKVNIGEEPISNTMWGLDLNYSSPSRFLTKLVDKLPLLSTKVPSNIAFSGEFAQLIPGHPSALNFGGNKGGVSYLDDFEASRSVIDLKSAIAWQLSGTPQFFPEASRIDDLSYGFNRARIAFYNIDPIFYNRNTGTIPDNLRNNRNELSNHYVREIIEQEVFPFKETATGQAITLPTLDVAFYPMVRGPYNYTTTGFNPNGTLTNPRSRWGGLFRKIETSDFQALNIEYIELWVMDPNIYKPNSTGGDLYFNLGNISEDILKDGRKSLENGLPANGDPEKYDETNWGRVPKLQPVVQAFDNDPAARKAQDVGLDGLSNADEKTKFAALINQIKGQLNPDAAAEFDNDPSSDDYVYFRGRALDQVNAGILKRYQRYNGPEGNSKTAQQSQEDFGVDNSASTSLPDGEDINRDNNMTQSDEYFQYKVSMRPGDLMVGQNFVTDKITSQVKLANGQTQPVTWYQIRIPLAQYQQKVGSIQDFKSIRFIRMFMTNFADTTVLRFGKIQLVRGEWRQYNANNEVSQVILDPALQNLGPDNSTIEISTVNIEENGKRTPIPYVVPPGIERERDFSNYRGDTRQNEQSLAVTIKNLRDGYGRATFKTALNDFRSYKHLEMYIHLEALGNAPINDNDLSAFLRIGTDNQDNYYEYSQPLKVTRPGTSDPYAIWPDQNKLDIELELFQKAKIARNSALDVDGLPWNISKPFTYMVDGKKIVVKGQPDMSKVRVYMLGVLNPYRNGASPGDDGLDKSAQVWFNEMRLTEFDERGGWAATARMSAKLADFADVNVSGSKSTIGFGSLEKRVSERNRADNVFFDISSSMELGKFFPQKTGIKIPMFVSYSSQVSTPQYDPKMPDIELKNALDKASKSEKKAILEYAQDYTTRNSINFTNVRKERTNPDKKSQVWDIENFNASYAYTKFAHRDFINENNVQKTYRASLAYSYSGQAKNVEPFAKIIKSNTLALLKDFNFNPLPNAINFRIDVDRYYSENSLRNNDPNNSIPINTTFNKNFLITRVYGISWNLTRSLTLDFDATNYSIIDEPEGRIEGLKRDTIWQNLKRLGRTTDYNHNLNVTYSLPLNKIPGMDWVTVATRYGTNFNWQTEPLSTLRDPLIDLGNTIQNSRTIQVNPTLNLAGLYNKFGFVRRANGAGDKPSSGASFFVGLLTSVKNVNAAFTQTKGIFLPGYLPRVSYFGLDEATGAPGLGFVFGSQRDIREMALNNGWITRDTLQSQLYINTLREDLSLTGLIEPIKDLSITLTANKNRTLNYSTNFRYDQSARDFENLSPFTTGDYSVSFISLRTAFSEKQGSTVSKLFAEFMGNRQVISQRLGAQNVNSSGNMPTGYADGYDKNSQDVLVSAFLAAYTGKSASSIGLNSLPKIPLPNWRLNYRGLTRIAFLADRFSSIDLRHAYRSVYSVNGFNSLIRYKESNGFVSSRDENSNFLPYYQYAQVTIAEQFSPLIGVDTRLKNNMTANFELGRTRLLGLSLANSQLAQLSENNMVFGLGYRTTKFRFPFGLFKGLKTDNNMDFKLDVAIRDNKTVIYRADVTEAEVSSGAKNITLRPSVDYILNQRFNVRLFYDSNVTKPYTSQTFNTSFSNFGFSLRITLN, from the coding sequence TTGAAAACCTTATTAACGCTATTTCTCTTCCTGACAATTACTTTTAGCGGACAACAGGCTTTTTCGCAGGTTGTGCCACAAAAGGGGAAGCAGGATACTTTAAAAAACTCTTTCGGGCTGAAAGAGAAGCAAAGGCTTGGTATCAGGTCTTTGTCGGGCCCTTTTTATCCCTTACCCGAAAATATGCACCGTAAGGTGGAATATGATGCGCTTAATAAGAGGTATATTATCCAGGAACTGATTGGCGACAAGCCTTTTGGCCAGGTGCAGTATATGACTGTAGATGAATACATGCGCCTGGTGAACAGTGAAATTAAACGCGAAAACTGGCGGGTATTGTCTGACCAGGAGGTGAACGATGTAAGAAGAACGGGCATTATACCCAGTCTGAAAGTTAACAGCAAGGCTTTTGAACGGATATTTGGGGGCACAACTATAGATATACAGCCCCGTGGGGAAGCTGAGCTTACCTTTTTGGGAAGGATCAATAAAAATGAGAATCCTTTGTTTAACGAGCGCCAGCGTGTACAGGGAAATTTTGATTTTAACCAGCGCATACAGATGGATGTGATTGGTAATATTGGTACCAAGCTGAAGATCAACATGAACTACAATACTGAAGCCCAGTTTGATTTTGAAAATCAGGTTAAGCTGGACTATACCGGTGCTGAAGATGATATCATACAAAAAATTGAGGCGGGTAATGTAAGCTTGCCCTTAAATACAACGCTAATTAATGGTACTCAGGCCTTATTTGGTATAAAGACACAGCTGAAGTTTGGAAAACTGAATGTAGCAACTGTATTTACACAGCAAAAATCGCAGTCGCGGGAAATTCAGATCAACAATGGTGCGCAACAAAATGAGTACCGGTTAAGTGCAGATAATTATGAGGCCAATAAACATTATTTTCTGGCCAGATATTTCAGGGAGAATTACAATAAAGTATTGTCGAATCCCCCGACCATCACTTCCGGGGTACTGATTACCAAGGTAGAGGTCTGGATTACCAATAAAGCAGGAAACACACAGGATTCAAGGGATGTGCTCGGTTTTATAGACCTTGGAGAAAATCAGACTTTTAATCCGGGGATTACCGGGGGTGCTTCAGTACTGCCATCTGGTTTTACCAATCCTTTGTTTCCAAGAAATTCCAATGATCTTTTAACCAGGATTCCGGCCAATTCACGATTTACAAATTCTAACGAGATCATTTCATTTTTTGCAGGTAGTGGTGGTACGGATAATTACGCCAAGCTGACCTATGCGCGGAAACTGTCCGACAGGGAATATACTTTTCATCCCCAGCTGGGTTATATCTCACTGAACAATGCGCTGAACAGCGATGAGGTGTTAACCGTTGCTTACAGGTACACTTACAATGGAGTGGAATACCAGGTTGGAGAATTTTCTACCGATGTTCCTTTTGACCCTTCCACCCCTAAAGTTTTGTATACCAAATTGCTGAAAAATGATGTGATCAAAACCAATTTGCCCACCTGGGACCTGATGATGAAAAACATTTATTCCATTGGAGGCTATCAGATCAGTCAGCAGAACTTTAAACTGGATGTTTTCCGTATTGACGAAAAGACCGGTGTAGAGAAGCCGCTGATACAGGAAGGACAGAAGCTGGATGCAGACCGCCGGCCTTTGAACGGCAAGCAATGGATCCAGGTGACGGGGCTTGACCGGCTGAACCAGCAGAAAGAACGTAAACCTGATGGGGTATTCGATTTTGAAACCGAAAACAAACCTTTTGGAACCAGTAGTACAAATACACAGAATTCATCCTATAACAACGGAAATTCGGGCAGTACAACAAACAACCAGGTAAATTTTTCGACCAACACCATTAACGGCTATATCACCATTGATCCCTTGAACGGAAGGGTCATATTTCCGCTGATTGAACCTTTTGGAAAAGACCTTGCAGATCAGTTTTTACCAACAGAACAGGCACTGATTGATAAATATACCTTTACTGCATTATACGATTCGACTAAGGTAGTTGCCCAGCAGCTGTTCAGTAACCAGAACCGGTACATCATTAAAGGTGCCTACCAGTCAGAAATCGCTTCAGAGTTTAGCTTAAATGCCATCAATGTACCTGAAGGTTCTGTAAAAGTATTTGCAGGGACAATTCCCTTACAGGAAGGAGTTGATTTTACAGTTGATTACCAGGGAGGCAGGGTGAGGATCATTAATCCGGCTTTACTGAGTTCTGGTCAGCCAATAAGGATTTCGACTGAAAATAATGAATTGTTTGGTTTGCAGCAACGTTCTTTATTTGGAACAAGGCTCGACTATAAAGTGAATAACAAGCTGAACCTTGGAGGTACGTTGATGAACCTTACAGAGAAGCCGCTTACTGCCAAAGTAAATATTGGTGAGGAGCCGATCTCCAATACGATGTGGGGACTTGACCTGAACTACAGTTCTCCATCCCGGTTTTTGACCAAACTGGTGGATAAGCTGCCTTTATTATCGACTAAAGTGCCTTCCAATATCGCCTTTTCCGGTGAGTTTGCACAACTGATTCCCGGCCATCCAAGTGCCCTGAACTTCGGCGGCAATAAAGGTGGGGTGAGTTACCTGGATGATTTTGAAGCTTCTCGTTCAGTGATAGATCTGAAAAGTGCGATTGCCTGGCAACTGTCGGGAACGCCGCAGTTTTTCCCGGAAGCGAGCAGGATAGATGATTTGAGTTATGGCTTTAACAGGGCAAGAATTGCTTTTTATAACATCGACCCGATTTTTTATAACAGGAATACAGGTACTATTCCGGATAACCTGAGAAATAACCGGAATGAGTTGTCTAATCATTATGTGCGTGAGATTATAGAGCAGGAGGTTTTTCCTTTTAAAGAGACAGCTACCGGGCAGGCCATTACTTTGCCTACATTGGATGTTGCATTTTATCCTATGGTTCGGGGCCCTTACAATTATACTACAACTGGCTTTAATCCGAATGGTACACTGACCAATCCAAGATCGCGCTGGGGTGGTTTGTTCAGGAAAATTGAAACCAGTGACTTTCAGGCATTGAACATCGAGTATATCGAGCTTTGGGTAATGGACCCGAATATTTATAAACCAAACTCGACAGGAGGTGACCTGTATTTTAACCTGGGGAACATATCGGAAGATATTTTAAAAGACGGGCGTAAATCGTTGGAAAATGGTTTGCCCGCAAATGGTGACCCGGAAAAATATGATGAGACCAACTGGGGCAGGGTACCTAAACTGCAACCGGTAGTGCAGGCATTTGACAATGATCCTGCAGCCAGGAAAGCACAGGATGTGGGTTTGGATGGTCTGTCTAACGCGGATGAGAAAACCAAATTTGCTGCACTGATTAACCAGATCAAAGGACAGCTGAACCCTGATGCAGCAGCTGAATTTGACAACGACCCCTCATCGGACGATTATGTTTATTTTAGGGGCAGGGCGCTTGATCAGGTCAATGCAGGGATATTGAAACGTTACCAGCGCTACAATGGACCTGAGGGAAATTCTAAAACCGCACAGCAATCACAGGAAGACTTTGGGGTAGACAATTCAGCTTCAACTTCTTTGCCAGACGGAGAAGATATCAACAGGGACAACAACATGACCCAGAGCGATGAATATTTCCAGTATAAGGTTTCTATGCGCCCGGGTGATTTAATGGTTGGGCAGAATTTTGTTACAGATAAAATCACCTCACAGGTGAAGCTGGCAAATGGGCAAACGCAGCCGGTTACCTGGTATCAGATCCGGATTCCCCTTGCTCAGTATCAGCAAAAAGTGGGCAGTATCCAGGATTTTAAATCCATCCGCTTTATCAGGATGTTCATGACCAATTTTGCCGATACTACAGTACTGAGGTTTGGAAAAATCCAGCTGGTAAGAGGAGAGTGGAGGCAGTACAATGCAAACAACGAAGTTTCACAGGTTATTCTGGATCCTGCACTGCAAAATTTAGGCCCCGACAATTCAACTATTGAAATATCAACGGTAAACATAGAAGAAAATGGTAAGCGTACCCCTATTCCTTACGTAGTACCACCTGGTATTGAAAGAGAACGTGATTTCAGCAATTACCGGGGAGATACAAGACAAAATGAGCAATCGCTTGCAGTAACCATAAAAAATTTACGTGATGGTTATGGAAGGGCTACATTTAAAACTGCATTGAACGATTTCAGGTCGTACAAACACCTGGAAATGTACATTCACCTGGAAGCTCTGGGGAACGCGCCGATCAATGACAATGACCTGAGCGCTTTTTTAAGGATAGGTACGGATAACCAGGACAACTACTACGAATATTCACAGCCTTTGAAAGTGACGCGTCCGGGTACAAGTGACCCTTATGCGATATGGCCTGATCAGAATAAGCTGGATATTGAACTGGAGTTGTTCCAGAAGGCGAAAATTGCCCGTAACAGTGCCTTAGATGTAGATGGTCTGCCATGGAACATCAGTAAGCCATTTACTTATATGGTTGATGGTAAAAAGATTGTTGTAAAAGGGCAACCTGATATGAGCAAGGTGAGGGTATATATGCTTGGTGTATTGAACCCTTACAGGAATGGGGCAAGCCCAGGTGATGATGGTTTGGACAAAAGTGCCCAGGTATGGTTCAATGAGATGCGTTTAACAGAATTTGACGAACGGGGCGGATGGGCAGCAACGGCAAGGATGAGTGCCAAACTGGCTGATTTTGCTGATGTGAATGTATCAGGTAGTAAATCGACCATAGGTTTTGGTTCCCTGGAAAAAAGAGTAAGCGAACGGAACAGGGCAGATAATGTGTTTTTCGATATTTCATCAAGTATGGAACTGGGTAAGTTTTTCCCTCAGAAAACAGGGATCAAAATCCCGATGTTTGTGAGTTATTCGAGTCAGGTAAGCACGCCGCAATATGACCCGAAAATGCCTGATATTGAATTGAAAAATGCGCTGGACAAAGCTTCGAAATCTGAAAAGAAAGCAATTTTGGAGTATGCCCAGGATTATACGACCCGGAACAGTATCAATTTTACAAATGTGAGGAAGGAAAGGACAAATCCGGACAAAAAATCGCAGGTGTGGGATATAGAGAACTTTAACGCAAGTTATGCTTACACAAAATTTGCACACCGTGATTTTATCAACGAGAATAATGTGCAGAAAACTTACCGGGCATCGCTGGCTTATAGTTATTCTGGGCAGGCGAAAAATGTGGAACCTTTTGCCAAGATCATCAAATCTAATACCCTGGCCCTGTTAAAAGATTTTAACTTTAATCCATTACCCAATGCGATCAACTTCAGGATCGATGTAGACCGCTATTATTCGGAAAACAGTTTGCGGAACAATGATCCTAATAATTCCATTCCTATTAACACTACGTTTAACAAAAACTTTTTGATCACGAGGGTTTATGGCATTTCATGGAATTTAACACGTTCATTAACACTGGATTTTGATGCAACCAATTATTCTATTATAGATGAGCCTGAGGGCCGGATTGAAGGATTAAAAAGAGATACCATCTGGCAAAATTTAAAGCGCCTGGGCAGGACTACGGATTATAACCATAATTTAAACGTGACTTATTCATTACCGCTGAATAAGATTCCGGGAATGGACTGGGTAACAGTGGCTACAAGATATGGTACCAACTTTAACTGGCAGACCGAGCCTTTATCTACATTAAGGGATCCGCTGATCGACCTGGGTAATACCATTCAGAATTCAAGAACAATACAGGTTAACCCTACCTTAAATCTTGCAGGGTTATACAATAAATTTGGTTTTGTGAGGCGCGCAAATGGTGCGGGTGATAAGCCCTCGTCCGGGGCCTCATTCTTTGTTGGTTTGTTAACCAGTGTAAAAAATGTAAATGCAGCCTTTACACAAACGAAAGGTATCTTTTTACCCGGATACTTGCCCCGTGTAAGTTATTTTGGCCTGGATGAAGCAACAGGAGCCCCTGGTTTGGGTTTTGTTTTTGGTAGTCAGCGTGACATCCGGGAAATGGCCCTGAACAATGGCTGGATAACAAGAGATACCTTACAATCACAGCTTTACATCAATACCTTAAGGGAAGACTTAAGTTTAACCGGGCTGATAGAGCCGATTAAAGACCTGAGTATTACCTTGACAGCCAATAAAAACAGAACGCTCAACTACTCTACAAACTTTCGGTATGACCAGTCGGCACGCGATTTTGAGAACCTGAGTCCTTTTACTACCGGTGATTACAGTGTTTCCTTTATTTCGCTTAGGACTGCATTTTCGGAGAAGCAGGGCAGTACGGTCTCAAAATTATTTGCTGAATTTATGGGCAACAGACAGGTCATTTCACAACGTTTGGGGGCACAGAATGTAAACTCTTCGGGCAATATGCCAACAGGTTATGCAGATGGATATGATAAAAATTCGCAGGATGTTCTTGTTTCGGCCTTTTTGGCTGCTTATACCGGAAAGAGTGCCTCTTCTATCGGCCTGAACTCCCTGCCTAAAATTCCCTTACCAAACTGGCGCCTGAACTATAGGGGGTTGACCAGAATTGCTTTTCTGGCCGACAGGTTCAGTTCTATTGATCTGAGGCATGCTTACCGCTCGGTATATAGCGTGAACGGTTTTAATTCATTGATCCGTTATAAAGAAAGCAACGGTTTTGTAAGCAGCAGGGACGAGAACAGCAACTTTTTGCCTTATTACCAATATGCCCAGGTTACCATTGCAGAACAGTTTTCTCCGTTGATTGGGGTGGATACCCGCTTAAAGAACAACATGACCGCCAATTTTGAGCTGGGAAGAACACGCTTACTGGGACTGAGCCTAGCCAACAGCCAGCTTGCCCAGTTGTCAGAAAATAACATGGTTTTTGGTCTGGGATACCGCACAACTAAGTTTAGGTTTCCATTCGGTCTGTTTAAGGGTTTAAAAACTGATAACAACATGGATTTTAAACTGGATGTGGCAATAAGGGACAATAAAACGGTAATTTACAGGGCTGATGTTACTGAAGCAGAGGTCTCATCAGGTGCTAAAAACATTACTTTAAGACCAAGTGTGGATTATATTTTGAACCAGCGCTTTAATGTAAGGCTGTTTTATGACTCAAATGTTACTAAGCCATACACCTCACAAACCTTTAATACTTCGTTTAGTAATTTTGGCTTTAGTTTAAGGATTACGCTGAATTAG
- the ruvA gene encoding Holliday junction branch migration protein RuvA, translated as MFEYIDGKLAFKCPTYIVVEAGGVGYHLNISLNTYSSLANTERCKVYTWLHVKEDAHTLYGFADEGERRLFLHLISVSGIGPNTGRMMLSSITPVEIQTAIVNADLALIQRIKGIGAKSAQRLVLELQDKLKKEGSGSLIAAPLNNTVREEALSALMMLGFAKPASEKAIDNAVKNGGQDLSVEQMIKIALKNL; from the coding sequence ATGTTTGAGTATATTGATGGTAAGCTGGCTTTTAAGTGTCCTACTTATATTGTTGTAGAAGCTGGTGGCGTAGGCTATCATCTTAATATATCTTTAAATACTTATAGCAGCCTGGCTAATACCGAACGTTGTAAGGTGTATACCTGGCTGCATGTAAAAGAAGATGCACATACCCTTTATGGCTTTGCCGATGAGGGAGAACGCAGACTTTTTTTACACCTGATCTCGGTATCGGGAATAGGCCCCAATACAGGGAGAATGATGCTCTCGTCTATTACGCCGGTTGAAATTCAGACGGCGATAGTGAATGCAGACCTGGCACTTATCCAGCGGATTAAAGGGATAGGCGCAAAATCTGCACAGAGGTTGGTACTGGAATTACAGGACAAGCTGAAGAAAGAAGGATCGGGGTCGTTAATTGCTGCCCCTTTAAACAATACAGTAAGAGAAGAGGCACTTTCGGCATTGATGATGCTTGGATTTGCCAAACCTGCTTCTGAAAAGGCAATAGACAATGCGGTGAAAAATGGTGGGCAAGATCTGTCTGTTGAACAAATGATAAAAATAGCATTGAAGAATTTATAA